CACGCGGGCGTTGCCTATGGCATTGACCGATTAGTAGGAATTTTATCCGGACTTGATTCTATTCGTGATACAATGGCATTTCCAAAAACTCAAAAGGGTAGCTGTATGATGACCGATGCGCCATCAGCGGTTGATCAAAAACAATTAAAAGAATTAGGATTAATTACTATTAACAAAGGAGGAAAATGATGTTTAAGAATTCATGGAAACTTTTGACAGGAATTTTGATCGTTGTCTTTTTTGCCGGTTGTGCGGCCCGTACGTATACGCAAGTGAAAGACCGGGTTGATCAAGACCGTGCTGTTGGTAATGCCGGTTATTTAAGCGGCAATGCTCCCGCGCAAGATACAAGCAATTTAAAGACAACGCGCACGACGTATGTCTTGGAACTTCAAACACCGTCCGCCAAAAAACAAAATGCTGAAATGGACAAAATGATCAAAGAAGCCGAAGAGATCGCCCAGCGCGCTCGTCAAGCCCAGGCTTTGGAATCGAGCAGGTCAATGCCGCCACCCGCGCCTGTGGTGAGAATCCAAGAAGAAGTTTCTTCCGGCGTTGTTGAATATACCGTTCAAGAGGGAGATACTTTGCAGAAGATCTCGAAGAAGTTTTTTGATAGCTATAGCAAATGGCAGAAGATCTATGATCTCAATAAAGAAAAGATCAGCAATCCTAACCGTATTAAACCCGGTACGGTTTTAATGATCCCGAAGGAATAGCTTTTAGATAGCCTTTATGGAAAAAGTCATCAAACTCGGCAATAACCGGGATTTACAGATGTTGTTCGGCAAACACGATGCCAATCTCAAAATGATCGAAAACGAGATTGGCGTTCGTGTTATACGCCAAGGAGACGGGCTTCGCTTAAGCGGCTCCGATATCCAGATAAAAAAAGCTGTTGATCTTTTTGATTATCTTTTGGATATTATCAGCGGCGGAAAAGATCTCAAAAAAAGCGATATTGTTTACGCGCTCAAACTTTCCGGATCAGAACAAGAAATTGATTTCAGAGAACTCGCCAAAGAAAAAATAGATGTTCCCGCGCACGGTGCGATGGTCACCCCAAAAACCAAAGGCCAAGTCGCCTATATTGACGCCATTAAACATTTTGATATTGTTTTTGGACTTGGCCCCGCCGGAACAGGAAAAACTTATCTAGCCATGGCCATGGCTGTCAACGCGTTAAAAAAAGGCCTTGTCCGCCGTATTATATTGACCCGTCCGGCCATTGAGGCAGGCGAGAACTTAGGGTTTTTACCCGGCACCATGGTAGAAAAAGTTTTGCCGTATTTGCGCCCTGTTTATGACGCGCTTTACGACATGATCGAAGTTGAAAAGGTTGAGGAGTTCACGCTTAAAGGAATTATTGAAGTCGCACCTCTTGCGTATATGCGCGGAAGAACGCTTAATGACGCGTTCATCATTTTAGATGAAGCGCAAAATTGTACCTCCGAACAATTAAAGATGTTTTTAACGCGTTTAGGTTTTGATTCAAAGACGGTTATTACCGGCGATCTCACTCAAAGTGATCTTCCCGATGGAAAACCTGCCGGACTTCTCGGCGCTCAAGAGATCTTAAAGAATATCGAAGGAATAAAATTCATTTATCTGACCGGCGAAGATGTTGTCCGCCACGAACTTGTTCAACGTATCATTGAAGCCTATGAAACCTCGAGTAAAAAATAGCGATCAAATTAATCCCTTGTGGCTAGTGGCCGCCATCGGCCTTTTGTTGAGCGCTTTTTGTTTTCTAGCAAATCTTTCCCTGATCATTCCGCTTATCTTGCTTTTTCTGGGGGTTTACTTAGCTTATTTTAAAAAAGCAAGCCTCAGGCTTTTTCTAAATCTTGGGCTTCTTTTGGCGCTGCTGATTTTTATCGTCCATTCGTTCAATCAATACACCACATTCTCATACTTTTATATTCCGGTGGCCGGCATTGCTATGCTGGCTATTCTTTTATACAACGATATCCAGATCGCGTTTATCATGGCGCTTATTTCAAGCTTGGTCACGGGGCTTATGATCGGGGGAGACTTTCAGCTTTCTTTAGTTTTTCTGGTGGGAAGTTTTATGGCTATCTTTTCCGTGCGGGAAGCCAGGACGCGCGGTCATTTGATCACCGCGGGGCTTTTTATTGGCGGCGTGCAATTTTTAGGAGCCATTTTGCTCAATCCTTCCATCATAAGCCTTCCGCCGGATATTGCTTTTCCCAGCCGGGTATCATTAAATCACTTATTATGGTTATCGGATATTTGGAATTATCTAAAGCCTTTATTTTTTAACGGTTTTATTTGCGCGGGTTTAGCTATTGCCGTATCGATCATCTTTGAATCTATTTTTGGCGTTTTAACGAATTTCCGTCTTTTAGAATTAGCAGATTTCAATCAGCCGCTATTAAAGAGAATGATCTTAGAAGCCCCGGGAACTTATCACCACAGTTTAGTGGTGAGCAACTTATCGGAAGCGGCGGCTAACGCCATCGGAGCGAATGCCTTATTAACGCGCGTTGGCGCTTACTATCACGATATCGGAAAATTAGTTAAGCCCGAATATTTCAACGAAAATCAAATTCAAGACGGCGACGGTAATAAGCATGATAACCTTGAGCCGAACATGAGCCGGCTGGTTATTTTAAATCATGTCAAAGAAGGCGTTGAATTGGCCAAACAATATAAACTCAATCAACAGATCATTGATTTTATCCCTCAGCATCACGGAACAAGTTTGATCTTTTATTTTTATCAAAGGGCCCTTGAGGATCAGGACGGCCAGGGCGAAGTTAAAGAAGAGGCGTTTCGTTATCCCGGCCCTAAGCCGCAAAACAAAGAAACAGCCATTACGCTTTTAGCCGATTCTGTCGAAGGGGCCAGTCGTTCTTTGGATGAGCCAACACCCAGCCGCATCGATGAATTGGTGCGTAAGGTCATTAACAATAAATTTATTGACGGGCAATTGGATGAATGCGATCTAACGCTTAAAGACCTTGAACGCATCAGCGCTACGTTTAGCCGCGTGTTAAGCGCCATGCATCACTCCCGTGTTAAATATCCGGAAAAAAAGAATGGCAACGGACATCACGATAAAAAATCTTCAGACAGCAATTCCGATACGCCATAATCAGATCTTAAAGGCCGCAAAGGAGTTTTTGCGCGCTAAGCGTGTTGAAGATGCGCAGCTTTCCCTCGTTTTTACTTCCACAAGCACCATCAAGCAACTGAACAAAAAATACCTTAACCGAAGTTACGCGACGGATGTTTTAGCGTTTGATCTCGGAGATAAAAAAAGTTCCGCGAAAAATTTTCACGGTGAAATTATTATCTGCGCTCAAACCGCGCAGAGAAATTCTAAGATCTTTCGCACTCGCCTGGCGGATGAACTCTTGCTTTACGTGGCGCACGGCATTTTACATATTTTAGGATTTGATGATCACGAGCCTAAAGACATTAAGCGTATGCGCCGCGAAGAACAAAAACTTCTTAAACTCATTTCCGCATGATCCGCAAAGCCGAAGCCATCGTTTTAAAAAGTTTTGATTTCCGCGAAACCAGCCGCATTGTTACTTTTTTCACCAAAGATTACGGAAAAGTGAAGGGGATCTTAAAAGGTATTAGAAAAGATCCAAAAAAATTCGGCAGTAGCGTGGATAAATTTACCGTTAACGATATTGTGTTTTATCATCACGCCAATTCCGAAATTCATCTGGTCGGGCAGTGCGATCTTAAAAATTATTTCTTTCCTATCCGCGGCGATCTCAGGCGCTCTTTAGCTGCCAGCTACGCGTTGGAACTCATTGACGCCATGATGCCTTTGGAGCAGCCCAACGAAGATATTTATAAGCTTTTGACGGATTATTTAAGCAGTTTACAGGCGGCGGATGATGTGGATCGGATGGTCCATATTTTTCAGGTGAAAGTTTTATTCACATCGGGGTTTCGTCCGCATTTAGATTCCTGTCTTATCTGCGGAAAGAAGATCTTAAATATGGCGCGCTTTAGCATGCAATTAGGCGGATTGATGTGTAAAGATTGCCGCCCTAATGATACATCCGCCACCGTTATCTCAAAAGGAACCGTTGCCACCATTCTTCATATTGAACGAAATAGCTGGACTAACGGGCTTCGTTTAGGATTATCCGCTCCAATAAAAAAAGAATTAAAGTACGTCTTAAATAACTTTCTCGTTTATCATTTAGAACGCCCGCTTAAATCCACGCGTTATCTGCACGAGAAATTTTAACCTAATTTTTGTCTGAAAGGCAAAAATTACCCGGAGGGCCGATAAATTTAAATTCCTCCGGAATTTAAATTTGCATATCGGGGTTATCCCGAATTTTGTTTTGGGCAAAATTCGGGATAGGGATCAATAAGCTTGCCTGAATAGGTTTCCTAAAAGGGAGAACTGGACTGATGGCGCGAATCTGAAGATAATTTCTCTAGTGGCTATATAGAAGAATTATCTTCACTGAGCGAAAGAAGTCCAGTTCTCCCCATAGACTGATATATCTTAAGAATTTTAAGCTTTAGATAATTTTTCCGCTTGCGCCTGAATATCTTTGGCGAGAGTTTTTCCGATTTGAGGGATTTGGGCGAGTTCATCGAGGCCGGTAAGCTTAAGGTCAGAAAGCCGTTTAAAACCTTTGGAGAAAAGATTTCGAGCGCGAACGCGTCCCACACCTTTCAGGCTTACTAATTCCAAAAGTTCTTCGCGAATTCCGTAATGAACCTGACGGCGCAGGTCTTCTAAGGTAAACGTTAAATTGCGGAATTTAAAAAGGTCCGCGATCACACCGGCCGCGTAAAGGATCCATCCGGTGGATTCCACGTGACGGTGAATGTCACCGGGCCCGACGCCAAAATCATCGCAAAGCGTTTCTTCCTTTTCTTCATTGATCCAACGGTAGAGAAGTTGTGTTGTTTTAAGAGAAGCTAAATAAAAATAAAGGTCTTCTAAGGCCGCCACATCGTTTTGCGTTACGATCAGGCTGTCGTGATTGCCATCGGCGAACTGTTCCAACTTTTCATAATCATCTTTTCCGATATGGAGAAGTTCTGAATCAGGACAGCAGCAGCTTAAGTGCAAAAGCCCTATCGCGGAAAATGATCTTTTCTCTTCCGCTTTCTTTAATCCGTCGCGCAAAATAATTCCGGTCAAAGGATCAATATAAAGGCGGCTTACACATTGGCCGAACGGTGTGGCAAAATATTTAAATCCGTTTTTCTCCACAAAATCTTCCTTGTGAAGAAAATCAAAGATCTGGCTGATCATTTCGATCAAATTTCCGGTGCGTTTTTGATGCGCCAGAAAGGTGTGTGAAATAAATTCGAACATTTCATTGATATCATGAACATATCCGGCGGCAATGGACGATAAAATGTGCATACGAAGCGCTGATTCATTATCTAGCTTTGAAATGACGGGCTCAGTTTTGGCGTTGATGTAACGGTCAAACAAGGCACTTGATTCCGAAAATGTTTTGGCAATAATAACGGCTTCGCCGTATTCGTCATATTTGGGCCGTCCGGCGCGTCCGGCGCATTGTTTATATTCAAAGGCCGGAATGTAAGCGGCACCAATACCTGCTTCATAACGTTTGCAATCGCGGATAATGGCTCTTCGGGCGGGGAGGTTAACGCCCGCCGCCAAAGTCGGCGTTGAGCAAATTACTTTGATAAGATTTTTCTTAAAACTATTTTCAATAAGTTTTCTTTGACCTGGTTTTAATCCGGCGTGATGAAAAGCGGCGCCGCAAACAATAACATCGGCTAATTTCCGGCAAATTTTTGTGGATTCATCGCGCGAACCAAGAATTTCTTTGGCAATGCGGGCGAGTTCTGCTTTTTCTTCCGGTGTTAACACCATAGCGGAAACTTCACTGACCAAGCGGCTGGCGGCTTGCGCGGAACGCCGGCTATTCACAAAAACCAAAACCTGTCCTTTACCGCGCAAAGTATCAAGGGTAAGTTTGCTGACATCATCTTCGGGTTCTTCTTTAACAAGGCGCACGCCGTGTTTGTTAAAAACGATCTGCTCGTTAAAATAAACACCTTCTTTTAAGGGAACCGGACGCCAATCGCTGGTGACAAGCTCTGCTCCCAGCCAATCGGCCATTTCCTGGGCATTGCTGACCGTAGCGCTTAAAGCTAATATCTGAACGTTTGCGTTAAGCTGCTTGATGCGGGCGGTTAATATCTCTAAAGTGGGCCCGCGGGAACCGTCATTGATAAAATGAATTTCGTCTAAGACAACAACCTTTAAATTATGGATAAGCCATTTAGCCCGGAAACGTAAAAGCGAATCAACTTTTTCGGCGGTGGCGATGAGGATCTGATAGCGGTTAAGGAAATTTGTGGGGCTGTCAAAATCTCCGGTGGCGATGCCGACTTTAATTCCCAGGGGCTCATATTTTTCTTTAAATTCGTCGAATTTTTCACTGGCTAAGGCTTTTAAAGGAGCGATGTAAAGGCAACGGGCATCATCTTGCAGAATGGCTTTGATCATACACAGCTCGGCAATGAGTGTTTTTCCGGCGGCGGTGGGAATAGCCAAGAGCAGATTTTTGCCTTCCAAGACGCCTTTTTCAATGGCGGCTTCTTGAGGAGGATAAAAGTTTTTGATGCCCGAATCAGTGATGATTTTGGTCGCGGAAGCGGGGAAATTATGCTTTTGTAAAAGTTCTTCGGCGTTCATAGGAATAATAGGCATTACTTCTAACATAAAAGGGAAGCGATGTCAATGAAGCCAGCGTTATCTCTTCGTCGTTTATTTTATTGACCGGAAAATTTAAAGCTATTATAATCTTAAAGTATTGAATTTAAATATATTTAGAAATATTCTTGTCATCCCGCCGGAGAGTTTTGTGAAATTAGTTATTCAAAGAGTTAAAAGCGCCGAAGTTGCCGTTGACAAACAAATTGTCGGGAAGATCAAGGCAGGAATGCTTGTATTTTTAGGCATTGCCAAAGGCGACGGCGACAGGGAAGTTGATTATCTTACCGAAAAGATCCTTCAATTACGTATTTTTGATGACGCGCAAGGTAAAATGAACCGCTCTATTCAGGAAGCGGGCGGGGAATTTTTAGTCGTTTCGCAGTTCACACTTTTGGGAGATTGTGATAAAGGCCGCCGCCCGTCTTTCGACGGAGCGGCGGCCCCTCATTTAGCCGAATCGCTCTATAACCAGTTCGTGGAAAAACTCCGTAGCTTTGGCGTGAAAGTGGAAACCGGAAAATTCCAGGCGATGATGGACGTTTCTTTGGTGAATGATGGCCCCGTCACCTTCATTTTAGAGAGTAGAAGTTAAAAAAGTACGTGTCCCCGGAAATTCAAAATTGATATGAGGCGATGTCGAGAGATTATTCATGTGCTGCTGATCCAGCAGCAAAGTACTCAGAGGCTCACTTAAGCCGTATGGATCATTGATGTTTGCAATTTCTTGCATCTTTGATTCTTGCATCAAGGGCAGTAAGCAAAAATAGTTCTCGACGTCGCCTTAGGATTTATAATGAACATTAAATTAAATAAGTCAGCCAATGTTCTTAAAGAAAAATTCAATGCTTTACAGTCAAATTACGACCTAGCGAATTTGCTGGAAATTCCATATGCACATCTAACATATTATTTATACGGCATTAAGGAGGAAAGAAAATATACACAAATTCAAATACCAAAACGAAGGAGCGGCAGTAGAACAATTTCTATTCCTTCTGATGGCTTAAAAATAATACAGGGGAAGTTGAATCAAATTTTTCAAGCCGTGTATGTTCCGCGATTTTGTGTGTTTAGCTACATCAAAGGCGGAGATATTGTTAAAAACGCTCGAAAACATTCTGGTCGAAAATATGTTTTTAAGATAGATTTAGAAAATTTCTTTCCTTCAATTAATTTTTGGCGAGTTCGCGGTATGTTCAAGGCCAATCCGTATAGTAAAAATGATGAAATCTCTACCGCATTAGCTAAGCTATGCTGTCTCAAGGATGAACTCCCTCAGGGGGCTCCTACCTCACCGATTATTTCAAATATGATTTGCCGAAAAATGGATTCTGAACTTATAGGTTTGGCTAGAGAAAACCGATGCGACTATACGCGATACGCTGATGACTTAGTTTTCTCCACTTCTCTCAGAAATTTTCCAGTGGATATAGCTGTGGTGAAGTCAGGCGAAGTTTTTCCGGGAGAAGAGTTGGTAAACGTAATTACTGGGAATTTCTTTAAAATTAACTTGAATAAAGTTCGGCTTCAGACTGCAAATCGCCGGCAAATTGTTACAGGGTTAGTTACTAACAAAATTGTTAATGTGAAGCGGAATTATTTAAATCAAATTAGGGCAATGATTCATGCTTGGGATAAATTTGGATTTAACGAAGCCGAAAAAGTTTTTCAAGATAAATTTGATAAATATCGAGCTGTATTTAAGGCTCTTCCCTCATTTCGCTGGGTCGTAGGGGGGAAAATTGAATTCGTTGGCTTTGTGAGGGGCAGGGAAAGCAAAGTTTATCGATTGCTGAAATATCAATTTCGCAAGCTAATTGCCAGAGATTTTCCAGGAGAAAGAGAGAAAATAATGAGTCATGAGTTTTCTGCTTTTATCTGTCATGCTAGCGAGGATAAAAAGGCCATTGCAAAACCACTCGAGAAGCGACTTATCGGCAAGGGTTTTGATGTCTGGTTTGATGAGAGTCAGCTTCGAGTGGGAGATAGTTTGAGGGCAAAGATTGATGGTGGATTGAGGAAATCGAAATATGGAATTGTTATTTTATCTAAATCTTTCTTTGAAAAGAAATGGCCACAAGCGGAGCTTGATGCGTTAGTCACCTTGCAAAATACTGATGGCAGGAAGAGGATACTTCCTATCTGGTATAATATTGAGCAAGCTGATGTTGAAGCGTTTAGCCCTATGTTAGCAGCGCTTGTTGGCTTGCGAACTAAAATTCTACATCTTGATGAAATTGTTGAAAAATTAGCGGACGAGCTAAAAAACTAATAATCTGCTAGTAATTTCTAGGATGCGCGCTTAATTCATGGCTAAGTTTATCGACACTCACGTTCATCTTGATCAAGTCGAAAGCATTACCGAAGGAAAAACTTGGCTTAGCCGCGTCGAAGGGTTTATTGTGGAGAGTAAGAGTTAGCAATTAAGCAAAGTGTCCGTGAGGTTGCCTCACGTAGAGCGTTATTTTAAATTCAAGGAATGACGAGAAATAATACAGGGGTAGCTTAAAATGGAATTAATATTCTTTATTTCAATTGTTATTGTGGGCGTTATAACTACCGTAATTAGTTTTATCCCATCAAAGAAGATGCTAAAAGGTATTAAAATTACACTTTTTGTCGTAATAATCCTATGCCTAATATTCCAAGCTTGGTATGGATGGAACGACAAAAAAGCATCTCACGTTAAAGATCTTAAAGATGCATGGTACCAAGATGAATCCTTGCGGGGTCAAGCATTAATTTCGGACGATATCAGGCAACTTAAAGACAAGGAAAAGAAGGGGCTGTTAAGCGGCGATGATTATTTGTTATACATAGCAAGGTATTTAGAAAGCATTGATCAAACTTTAAAATTTCGAGATGGGAAGAATACTTGGGAATGGATTACTGCATATTATAATGAAGTAAGTAAAATTCCTTCATATTTTTCTTTGGCGGATTGGAAGGAAGCGGAGAAGTTAATTTATGGTTCAATGGTTAATGAGATTGATGATCATTTTGCGGCCAGAGGAAGATCCGGAGGTGGGGTACGACCGAAAGTACTAGAGATATTTAAAACAGAACGCGAAAGAACTATAAAAGCAAAAGAGCTGGAAAAATGAGAGTAACAGATTTTGAATTTTGGGAATGTATACCTAACTTATGTTAAAACTCATCGACACTCACGCCCACTTGGATCAGATTGAAAACATTACCGAAGAACTAAAGCTTGCCGTGCAGGCGGGGGTTGAGGCAGTGGTGGCGGTTGGCGTTGACTTAAAATCCAATCAGAAAAATTTGGAGCTTAAAGGCAAAGCACAAACGCCGAAAATATTTACCGCGCTGGGCATTCATCCGCAAAGTTTGGAAGTTTTTGATGAAGAGGAAATTGAAAAAGGCATTCGGTTTATCCGCGAACATATTAAAGACGCGATCGCTATTGGCGAAATTGGTTTAGATTTTTGGTATAAGTGGGCCAAGAAAGACGAAATAAAAAAAGAACAGCAACGCGCTATTTTTAAACGCCAACTTGAAATTGCCGCAGAATTTAATTTGCCCGCTATTATTCACAGCCGCGGTACGTGGAAAGAATGTTTAGATATGGCTCAGGCCGCCGGCATCAAGAAAGCCAACTTTCATTGGTATAGCGGCCCGGAGGATATTTTGGATGAAATTATAAAGTGTGGGTATTTTATCTCCGCGTCTCCCGCGGTTGCCGGCAGTCCTCAGCATCAAAAAGCAGTTTTGCATGTTCCCATTGAACAGCTGCTCATTGAAACGGATTCGCCCGTATTCTACAGAGAAGGCGAAAATGGTTTTCGTGCCGGGCCTAAAGATGTCGCGCGCACCTTAAAGCATTATTGCGCGCTGACGAGTATGGCACCGGACAAAGCGGCGGAAATCTTTTATCAAAACTCAAAAAGGTTTTTTGCGATATAGGTGAATGATGAGAAATATTCTTAGCAATAGAAAAGCTTTTGTTTCTTTGATCGGGCTTTTTTTAGCGATCATCATTATCGCTTTTGTCGGTTATAAGGCTTACGGAGTTTATTTGGGGAAACCTTCATCCGGCCAAAGATCGTCAGGGCAGGACCATAGCATCGCAACGCAAGCAGGAACTTTTCAACATACAAAGGAAAGAATAAGAGATATTAATAAAATGCTTCAACAGCAAGCGCAACAATTGCCGGAATAGGCATTTTGCGAGCCTTTTGCTCATGGGCAGGCCCAAATTCGCTTCAAGGCTCACAAAATGCCTCTTAATGATCGTTCACTTTAGAAAGGAACAAAATGTCCAACGCTATTTTACTGATTTCCTGCAAAGACCAAAAAGGAATTACCGCCACCGTCACCAATTTTGTTTTTGAAAATGGCGGCAATATTGAACATGCCGACCAACATATTGATAAAGAAACCAATACGTTTTTTATGCGCCTCGAATGGGCGCTAGAAAACTTTAAAGTCCAGAAATCAAAGATAAAAACCGCCTTTGGGCCGATCGCTCATCAATTTGCCATGGAGTGGAGTATTTATTTTAGCGACGATATTCCGCGCGTGGCCATTTTTACATCGGCTCAGCTGCATTGTTTTGAAGACCTTTTGTGGCGGTATAAATCGGGACAATTTAAATGCGAAATTCCGCTGGTCATTAGCAATCATACCAACGCTAAGGGAATTACTAAAAGTTTCAGCATCCAATTCCATCATTTTCCTATTGCCAAGCAAAACAAGCTTGCGCAAGAAAGGCTTGAGGCTGAGCTTTTGAAAAAAGAACGCATTGATTGCATTGTTCTGGCGCGCTACGGGCAGATCTTCACCAAATATTTTGTGAATCAGTACCGCAATAGGATTATCAACATCCATCATTCCTTTTTGCCGGCGTTCGCGGGAAAAAGCCCTTACGCGCAAGCTTATCAAAAGGGTGTAAAAATTATTGGCGCCACCAGCCATTATGTGACCGAGAAATTAGACGAAGGCCCGATCATTGAACAGGATACGGTTCGTGTCAGCCACCGCGACGCCTTAAACGACTTGGTTTTAAAAGGCCAGGATCTGGAGCGAGGCGTTTTAAGCCGGGCACTGCGCTGGCATTTAGAACATAAGATCCTGGTTTATAATAATAAAACGGTTATTTTTGATTAGCGGCTAATAGAGGCAGTTTTAGAAAGCGAGGCTTGAATGATTGTTTTCTTGATCTGGGTTCTTTCGGTCATTATTTGCGCTGTCATTGCCAAAGAAAAAAAATATGGCATGGGAAGTTTTATCGCGCTGGCGATTTTCTTTGGGCCGCTGGCTTTAATTATCGCTCTTTTAGTTCCGGTCAATAAAACGCCGCAAGCAGTTTCTGGAATTCATTCTTTAGGTGATGCCAAAAATGAATTGGAAACGCTCAAGCGGGTAATGAACCGTTTGCAGGGAAGAATAGGTGAGTTA
The nucleotide sequence above comes from Candidatus Omnitrophota bacterium. Encoded proteins:
- the dtd gene encoding D-aminoacyl-tRNA deacylase yields the protein MKLVIQRVKSAEVAVDKQIVGKIKAGMLVFLGIAKGDGDREVDYLTEKILQLRIFDDAQGKMNRSIQEAGGEFLVVSQFTLLGDCDKGRRPSFDGAAAPHLAESLYNQFVEKLRSFGVKVETGKFQAMMDVSLVNDGPVTFILESRS
- a CDS encoding TIR domain-containing protein, which translates into the protein MNIKLNKSANVLKEKFNALQSNYDLANLLEIPYAHLTYYLYGIKEERKYTQIQIPKRRSGSRTISIPSDGLKIIQGKLNQIFQAVYVPRFCVFSYIKGGDIVKNARKHSGRKYVFKIDLENFFPSINFWRVRGMFKANPYSKNDEISTALAKLCCLKDELPQGAPTSPIISNMICRKMDSELIGLARENRCDYTRYADDLVFSTSLRNFPVDIAVVKSGEVFPGEELVNVITGNFFKINLNKVRLQTANRRQIVTGLVTNKIVNVKRNYLNQIRAMIHAWDKFGFNEAEKVFQDKFDKYRAVFKALPSFRWVVGGKIEFVGFVRGRESKVYRLLKYQFRKLIARDFPGEREKIMSHEFSAFICHASEDKKAIAKPLEKRLIGKGFDVWFDESQLRVGDSLRAKIDGGLRKSKYGIVILSKSFFEKKWPQAELDALVTLQNTDGRKRILPIWYNIEQADVEAFSPMLAALVGLRTKILHLDEIVEKLADELKN
- a CDS encoding HDIG domain-containing metalloprotein: MKPRVKNSDQINPLWLVAAIGLLLSAFCFLANLSLIIPLILLFLGVYLAYFKKASLRLFLNLGLLLALLIFIVHSFNQYTTFSYFYIPVAGIAMLAILLYNDIQIAFIMALISSLVTGLMIGGDFQLSLVFLVGSFMAIFSVREARTRGHLITAGLFIGGVQFLGAILLNPSIISLPPDIAFPSRVSLNHLLWLSDIWNYLKPLFFNGFICAGLAIAVSIIFESIFGVLTNFRLLELADFNQPLLKRMILEAPGTYHHSLVVSNLSEAAANAIGANALLTRVGAYYHDIGKLVKPEYFNENQIQDGDGNKHDNLEPNMSRLVILNHVKEGVELAKQYKLNQQIIDFIPQHHGTSLIFYFYQRALEDQDGQGEVKEEAFRYPGPKPQNKETAITLLADSVEGASRSLDEPTPSRIDELVRKVINNKFIDGQLDECDLTLKDLERISATFSRVLSAMHHSRVKYPEKKNGNGHHDKKSSDSNSDTP
- a CDS encoding PhoH family protein, whose product is MEKVIKLGNNRDLQMLFGKHDANLKMIENEIGVRVIRQGDGLRLSGSDIQIKKAVDLFDYLLDIISGGKDLKKSDIVYALKLSGSEQEIDFRELAKEKIDVPAHGAMVTPKTKGQVAYIDAIKHFDIVFGLGPAGTGKTYLAMAMAVNALKKGLVRRIILTRPAIEAGENLGFLPGTMVEKVLPYLRPVYDALYDMIEVEKVEEFTLKGIIEVAPLAYMRGRTLNDAFIILDEAQNCTSEQLKMFLTRLGFDSKTVITGDLTQSDLPDGKPAGLLGAQEILKNIEGIKFIYLTGEDVVRHELVQRIIEAYETSSKK
- a CDS encoding LysM peptidoglycan-binding domain-containing protein — translated: MMFKNSWKLLTGILIVVFFAGCAARTYTQVKDRVDQDRAVGNAGYLSGNAPAQDTSNLKTTRTTYVLELQTPSAKKQNAEMDKMIKEAEEIAQRARQAQALESSRSMPPPAPVVRIQEEVSSGVVEYTVQEGDTLQKISKKFFDSYSKWQKIYDLNKEKISNPNRIKPGTVLMIPKE
- the purU gene encoding formyltetrahydrofolate deformylase; its protein translation is MSNAILLISCKDQKGITATVTNFVFENGGNIEHADQHIDKETNTFFMRLEWALENFKVQKSKIKTAFGPIAHQFAMEWSIYFSDDIPRVAIFTSAQLHCFEDLLWRYKSGQFKCEIPLVISNHTNAKGITKSFSIQFHHFPIAKQNKLAQERLEAELLKKERIDCIVLARYGQIFTKYFVNQYRNRIINIHHSFLPAFAGKSPYAQAYQKGVKIIGATSHYVTEKLDEGPIIEQDTVRVSHRDALNDLVLKGQDLERGVLSRALRWHLEHKILVYNNKTVIFD
- the ybeY gene encoding rRNA maturation RNase YbeY, which encodes MATDITIKNLQTAIPIRHNQILKAAKEFLRAKRVEDAQLSLVFTSTSTIKQLNKKYLNRSYATDVLAFDLGDKKSSAKNFHGEIIICAQTAQRNSKIFRTRLADELLLYVAHGILHILGFDDHEPKDIKRMRREEQKLLKLISA
- the recO gene encoding DNA repair protein RecO, coding for MIRKAEAIVLKSFDFRETSRIVTFFTKDYGKVKGILKGIRKDPKKFGSSVDKFTVNDIVFYHHANSEIHLVGQCDLKNYFFPIRGDLRRSLAASYALELIDAMMPLEQPNEDIYKLLTDYLSSLQAADDVDRMVHIFQVKVLFTSGFRPHLDSCLICGKKILNMARFSMQLGGLMCKDCRPNDTSATVISKGTVATILHIERNSWTNGLRLGLSAPIKKELKYVLNNFLVYHLERPLKSTRYLHEKF
- a CDS encoding DEAD/DEAH box helicase, which gives rise to MPIIPMNAEELLQKHNFPASATKIITDSGIKNFYPPQEAAIEKGVLEGKNLLLAIPTAAGKTLIAELCMIKAILQDDARCLYIAPLKALASEKFDEFKEKYEPLGIKVGIATGDFDSPTNFLNRYQILIATAEKVDSLLRFRAKWLIHNLKVVVLDEIHFINDGSRGPTLEILTARIKQLNANVQILALSATVSNAQEMADWLGAELVTSDWRPVPLKEGVYFNEQIVFNKHGVRLVKEEPEDDVSKLTLDTLRGKGQVLVFVNSRRSAQAASRLVSEVSAMVLTPEEKAELARIAKEILGSRDESTKICRKLADVIVCGAAFHHAGLKPGQRKLIENSFKKNLIKVICSTPTLAAGVNLPARRAIIRDCKRYEAGIGAAYIPAFEYKQCAGRAGRPKYDEYGEAVIIAKTFSESSALFDRYINAKTEPVISKLDNESALRMHILSSIAAGYVHDINEMFEFISHTFLAHQKRTGNLIEMISQIFDFLHKEDFVEKNGFKYFATPFGQCVSRLYIDPLTGIILRDGLKKAEEKRSFSAIGLLHLSCCCPDSELLHIGKDDYEKLEQFADGNHDSLIVTQNDVAALEDLYFYLASLKTTQLLYRWINEEKEETLCDDFGVGPGDIHRHVESTGWILYAAGVIADLFKFRNLTFTLEDLRRQVHYGIREELLELVSLKGVGRVRARNLFSKGFKRLSDLKLTGLDELAQIPQIGKTLAKDIQAQAEKLSKA
- a CDS encoding TatD family hydrolase, giving the protein MLKLIDTHAHLDQIENITEELKLAVQAGVEAVVAVGVDLKSNQKNLELKGKAQTPKIFTALGIHPQSLEVFDEEEIEKGIRFIREHIKDAIAIGEIGLDFWYKWAKKDEIKKEQQRAIFKRQLEIAAEFNLPAIIHSRGTWKECLDMAQAAGIKKANFHWYSGPEDILDEIIKCGYFISASPAVAGSPQHQKAVLHVPIEQLLIETDSPVFYREGENGFRAGPKDVARTLKHYCALTSMAPDKAAEIFYQNSKRFFAI